CTTCGTACCCGGCGGCCTCAGAGACGCGGGTCACCTGCATCCGGCTGAGGGGGATCTTCACCACGCGGACAATGGGGCCGACACCCCGGAGCTTCAGGGCGGACTTGGCGCGGAGGAAGTCCTTGAAGCCCTCCTGGTCGGAGGGGTGGAGGGCGGAGATGTCGGTGACCACGCCGAAGCCCGGGTCCAGACGGCTGGCCTCGGCAAGGATGGCCTTCAGGCTCTCCTGGCGCTCGGTGCCTTCGAGATGGCCCGACAGCGTGATGTAGAGCCGGTTCCGGTGGGGATCGGAGGTCACGCGGAACATGGCGGCACTCAGAGGCGGAAGGGGACGGGGGGCTGCTGCTCCCAGGCGCCGCCCATGAGGGTGGTGCGCACGGGCACGCCCGGGGTCTTCACGCCGCGATGGCCCATGCAGGTGTGCACGGCCACGAGCTGCACGCCCCAGGCGGCGGGGCGCAGGTGGGTGCGAAGGGCGTCGGCGATCTGCTGGGCCATGCGCTCCTGCACCTGCAGGCGCCAGGCATAGGCCTGCACCACGCGCACGAGCTTGCTGAGGCCCACGGTGCCGCCTTCTCCGGGCAAGTAGCCGATGGTGGCGTGGCCCTCGAAGGGCGCCAGGTGGTGCTCGCAGGTGCTCACGAAGGGGACGCGCTCGAGGATGACGGGCACGGGGGAGAGGTCACCGGGCAGGGGTTTCAGCTCGGTGGCCAAGTTGATGCCGTAGCCCGCCAGCCGCTCGGTCCAGAATTCGGCCACCCGGGCGGGCGTGTCCTTCAGCTCCGGCGCGTCCGAATCCTGTCCGAAGCTCCGCAACAGCGCGCGGACGGCGGCCTCGGCGGCGGCACGGTCGAAAGATGGGGGCATCGGGTCGGACATGGTCCGGTCAGTCTACGCCTAGCCGGGCTCCGCCAGACCCGACCGGACCCAGCGAGATTCAGCCAGGGACCTTCACCCCAGCAGGTTTAGGCCGGAACTCAGCAGCGCCTGCTGGCCGGCGGTGATGGCCTGCTGCTCGGCGGCCTTGGGGTCCTGGCTCTGGTCGTAGGCGTAGCGCACCAGGGCGGCCGTGGTGGAGGCAGGCGTGAGAGCCGCCGCCGACACCGGCAGGCCGTCCGTCGAGGGGGCCAGCAGGGCGGAGGTGCCGCCGCCCAGGGAGGCCAGCATGGCCTGCACGGCCCCGGGGCCGTTCCCGGACGAAGCCGAGGCGCCATAGGCGAGGGACACCAGGGCCGAGCTGCTGGACCCTCCGCTCAGGGCGGAGGCGGGATCCACTGGCCCGGCGCTGCTCAGCAGGGTCGCGGCCTGGGCGACCTGGGACTGGCTCGTGGCCATGCCCTGGCTGAGGGCCTGACTGGCGCTTCCGGTCCGGGCGAGGGTGTTCTGGTAGGCGTAGGCGCTGAGGACGCCCGTGACGCTCATGTCCATGCCTTCCCCTTCCCACCGCCTCATCGGCCGGTCCACCCGCAAGGATGAGGCGCCCGGGGGGCCGGAACAAGATCGGTAAATACAGCCGGGTCAGGCCGTGAGATCCAAACCCACCGAGGCCTCGGTGGCCGGGACCACCTGGTAGCTCCGCAGCACCTGGTGGAGGGGGGCCTGGGGCCGTGCGAAGGCTTCGGGACCGGGTCCGCCGGCGTGGGGCTGCAGATTCCCCGTGCGCAGCACCGCCGTGGCATCGCGCACCAGTTCAGCGCCCGGCGTGGCGGCCAAGGCGGGCGCCGCGGGGGCGCCGACCCCGGCTCCGAAGCGCAGCGCGGTCTGGAGGGCGAACTCCAGGCTCGAGCCCTGGGCGAAGGCATCCTGGGTGGCCGGGACTTCCGCGGGAACGGCCGCGGGCGGGTTGGCAGGCGGGGCGGTGGTGGCCGCAGGGGCCGTGTCGGTGGCCGCCACGGCCGCCGGTTGAGTGGTGGCATCCGGTGCAGCGGTGGCGGGCGCAGCCGCCTGGGGGGCGGTCAGGGCCGCCAGCAGGGGGGCAGCCGTTTCCTGCACCAGGCCGAGGCTGCCCCCGGTGGGCTCCGCCAGGGGGGACAGGACGGCGGTCTGGAGGGCCCGCTGGAACAGGGCCTGGGCCAGGTCCTGAACGGAAAGGGTGGCTGCGGAAGCACTTCCATCCTGAGCGGGAGGAGTCGCCAGGGGCTGCACGGGCCGCAGGGCACCCAGCGCACCGAGGGTGGCGGGGCCGAGGGCACTGACCGTGAGGGCATCCATGGCACCCCCAACATAGGCCTTTTCCGCGGGGAGGTTTGGCGTCGGCCGGGAAAGAACCCTGTGGGATCATGGTCGATTGCGGAGGGGTCATGAGCGAGAAGGTCAGTTACGCGTCCAGCGGCGTGGACATCAACCGCCAGGACGAGGCGCTGAAGCGCATCAAGCCCCTCGTGAGGGCCACCAAGACCCCCGGTGTCCGCAGCGACATCGGCCTGTTCGGCGGCCTTTTCGACGCCCGGTTCCCCGAGGCCAAACCCATCCTCGTCAGCAGCATGGATGGCGTGGGCACCAAGATGAAGGTGGCCCGGCGGGCCGGCACCTGGGATACGGTGGGCCAGGATCTGGTGAACCACTGCATCAACGACATCCTGGTGCAGGGTGCGCGGCCCCTCTTCTTCCTGGACTACATCGCGGCCCAGCAGCTGGAACCGGAAGTCATCGAGCAGATCGTCAAGGGCATGGCCACGGCCTGCAAGGATTCGGGTTCGGCCCTCATCGGCGGCGAGCTGGCGGAGATGCCCGGCGTCTATGCCGAGGGCGAGGTCGATGTGGCCGGCACCATCGTGGGCGTGGTCGATGAGGCCGACCTGCTGCCGCGCCTCGACGCCATGGGCGAGGGCGATGTGCTGATCGGCCTGCCCAGCTCGGGCCTGCACACCAACGGCTACTCCCTGGCCCGCAAGGTCTGCTTCGAGCTGGAGAAGCTCCAGGTGACCGATCTGCTGCCTGGCACCGACCGCACGGTGGCGGACGCCCTGCTGGCCATCCACCGCAGCTACCTGGCCCCGGTGATGCCGCTGGTGAAGGCCCACAAGCTCGTGGCCATGGCGCACATCACCGGCGGCGGCCTGACCGACAACCTCCCCCGCGTGCTGCCCAAGACCCTCGATGCCGAGATCGACACCGCCAGCTGGGAGATCCCGGCCCTCTTCCGCTTCCTGATGGCGAAGGGCGGCCTGGGGATCGACGATGCCCGCCAGGCCCTGAACCTGGGCGTGGGCATGGTGCTGGTGGCCAAGGCCGACCAGGCGGAGGAAGTGCTGGCGGACCTCCACGCCGCCGAGGAACCCGCCTGGGTGCTGGGTCGCCTGGTGAAGGGTTCGGGCGTGGTGGCCTACCGCTAGCCACACCCAAGCGGAACACCGACAGGCACCGCGAAAGGAAGGCTGAACACCGAGAATGAATGGGCTGAGCTGCGGTTTTGGGCCCTATCCTGATCGGTGTTCATCAGCTTTTGATCGGTGTTCTGCTTTGAGTGCCCATGACGGTGGAGGATCTTTGGCCGAAGTGCCTGTGAAAGTGCCTCCCCGCCTCGGCCTGCTGGATCCCCTGCGCGGCATCCTGGCCCTCTGCGTGGCGGTGTACCACCTGGGGGTGTGGTTCGACATCTCGCAGTCGGGCGGCGGCGCGAACATCGCCATGGCGCGCCTGGGCAACTACAGCGTGTCGGCCTTCTTCGTGCTGAGCGGCTTCGTGCTGTTCCGCACCACGCCCTGGCCCCGCCTCCAGAAGGAGGGCCCCACGCGCTTCTGGCTGCGCCGCTTCCTGCGCCTGGCGCCGGTGTTCTATGTCGTCTGCGCCCTGAATGTGGCGTTCCACCTGGGCATGGGACCGGAGCCGTCCGGGCGGTTCATCGCCGAGAACCTGTCGTTGACCTTCGGCGCCATCCACCCGAACCATGCGCTGGTGACGGGCGGCTGGTATGTGGGCCTGGTGGCCCTGCTCTACTTCGCCTATCCGGCGCTGGCGTGGCTGCGGGAGAAGGGCGGGCTCGCCTTCCTGGTGGCGCTGGCCCTGGGCCTCTGGGCCTGGAGCCTGCCCTCGACCCTCCACGGCGTCATGGCGCAGGAGCCGTGGAACCGCTTCCACACCTATGTCATGGCCCCCAACCAGCTCTTCCTCCTGGCCTGGGGGGCCCTGCTGGCGGGGCTGCACGCCCGCACGGAGCAGCGGCTCGACCCCAAGATGACCCTGCTGCTGGCCCTGCCGCTGGTGTGGGTGCTGATCAAGCCGACCCCCCAGTTCTTCGACCACCTGGCGGTGCTCACCGGCTGGCTCCGCTACCGCTACCTGCTGGTGGTGACCGGCCTCGTGGCCCTGGCGGCCTTCACGCGCGACGGCGAACCGGGGTGGTTCGGGAAGGGCCTCGCCCGGCTCGGCGCCTGGAGCTACGGCCTCTACCTGCTGCACCCTTTCACCATGAAGCTGGTGGCGCCGCACGGGACGGGCCGCCTGGGATTCAGCCTGGCCCTGGCGCTGGCCATCCTCGCCGCCTGGGCGGCGCACCGCTGGATCGAAGAACCCCTGGGGCGCCTGGGGCGGCCCAAGGAAAAGCGCTGACCCGCAAACTGATCCGCAGGTCAGCGCTTTCCGGCAGGGCCCGTGGCCCTCACCCCTTCTTGTAGATGCCGGTGCCGAACACCAGGCCGTCGTGCAGCTCGAAGTACATAGCCTTCGGGGCGGGGCGGCCGGTCCTGGGATCCTTGTACTGGATGTCCTGCCAGCCCTTGCCCTTGGCCTTGGCCGTCTCGATGCGCTCCCGGATGAAGGGCTTGCCGTCGGGATCCTTGGAGTTCAGGGCGTCCACGCCCACCTTGCCGGGCTCCTGGCCATGGGCCAGGCACTTCCCGTTCTGATCGTAGACCGTGATGTACAGCTCGCCACCGGCGCGCCGGAACTTGCCGCTGGGGAGGGTGAACTCACGCAGGGCCGCCGCCCGCCCGTGGGTCTGGTAGTAGGCGACGGCTTCCTTCAGGAACGCCACGGCATCTTCGTGCTTGAGCGTCTGGGCGCCAAGGGTGGAGACCAGGGCCGGGGCGGCGAGAAGGACGATCAACTTGCTTGGATGCATGGCATCTCCGGTGGGCGCCGTACGCGGCGCATACCTGGGAGATCGGTTGGCCCTGGCCCGGGTTTAGATGCAGCGGGCAGGTCTTGACCGGGGTCAAAAGGGCCGGCGGGTCGGAACGCCGGGGGCAACCTCTCAGGCCCCGTCGGGGATGACCGGCTCCACCAGCAGGGCCAGCTGGGCCAGGGATTCCTGCCAGCCGAGGACGCAGAGCTCCGGGGGGATGACGGCGGGGATGCCCTCCTGGACGATGTCCACCTCCGTGCCGCAGCTCACGGGGCGCAGGTTGACGGTGACCTGCATGTCCCCGGGGAGGTTGGGATCGTCGAAGCGATCGGCGTAGCGCAGCCGCTGGGAGGGCACCAGCTCCAGGTAGGTGCCTCCGAAGGCATGGGTGCTGCCGGTGCCGAAGTTGGTGAAGGACATGCGGTACCCGCCGCCCACCCGGGCGTCCATCTGGTGGACCTTTCCCGTGAAGCCATAGGGGGGCAGCCACTTCGCCATGGCATCCGGGTCGAGGAAGGCCCGGTAGATCTTGTCGGGCGTGGCGCGGAGCACCCGATGGAAGCGGACGGTGGAGGGGGCATCGCTCATGGCTGGCTCCGGGAGAGGGGTCCGAAATGGGATGCCGGTGGTGGGAGGGGCGTCACGGGCCCTCGGTTTCGAGCCCTTAGTTGCGAGTTCGCCCCTCCCCCTCGATTCGCGCATAAAAGCTGGTGCGGCGCAGGTTCTCCTCGACCTTGAAGGCCTGCTGCAGGGGCGGGAAGGCGCGCTGCTCGCAGTCGGTGCGCTCGCAGAGCCGGCAGGTGACGCCCACGGGGACCGGAGGTTGATCCAGGCGCAGGCCGTCGGCGTAGATGAGATCCTTGGCGTGACCCATCTCGCAGCCCAGCCCCACGGCCTGCATGGCGTGCTGGCCCCGGTAGCCGCCGGTGTCCTTCTGCAGAGTGCGGGCGATGCAGAAGTAGCGGCGGCCATCGGGAAATTCGCTGATCTGGGTGCGGATCAGGCCCGGCGTGAGGAAGGCCGCATGGGCGTTCCAGCGGGGGCAGGCACCGGAGAAGCGCGCGAAGCGGATGCCCGAGGCGGAGAAGCTCTTCGAGATGTTGCCGGCGATGTCGATGCGCAGGAAGTGGAAGGGCACGCCCTCGGCGCCGGGCCTGCGCAGCGTGGTGAGGCGGTGGCAGACCTGCTCGAAGCTGGCCTGGAAGCGGCGGGCCAGGATCTCGATGTCGTAGCGCTCGGTCCGGGCCGCTTTCAGGAAGCGGTCATAGGGCATGAGCACGGCGCTGGCGAAGTAGTTGGCCAGCGCCACCCGGGCCAGGGCGCGGGAGGCGCCCGTGCGGAGCAGCGGGTGGGCGGTGAGGCGGTCCAGCAGGTCGCTGTGGTCGAGCAGGGCGAGCTGGTGGGCCAGCTGGAAGGTGCGGCTGCGCTGGGGCAGCAGCTCGGACAGGCTGAGGGTGCGGCGGTCCGGGTCGAAGTGGCGCAACAGGCCGGGACCTTCCGACACCCGGTGGATGCGGACGGCGATGCCTCGAGCCTCGAAGCAGGCCGCCAAGCCAGGGTAGGGGGCATCGGCCTCCAGGCCGGCGTTGATCCACAGGGCCTCGGCGGCCAGCTCCAGCTCCGGGAAGTGGTTCATGGCCTGCTGGATGAAGTCGCCGACCTCCTCGGAAGGCAGCCGCGTGGCCTCCGGGTCGAAGCCCTGGCCATCGCTGAGCTTGGCGGCCAGGGTGCCGAGACCGTCCTGGGCGTGCTGGTAGGCGCGGTACAGCTCGAAGACCCCCCGGGCCAGCTGGGGGTTGTTCTGGACGAGCTCGCGAACATCCTGCGCCTGGAGGCCCAGGGGCTCGAAGAGGGGATCCCCGAAGGCCTCCATGAGGTCATCGGACAGGCGCTGGTCCTCCTCCGGCGCCAGGGCCTTGAGGTCCAGCTTGAACTGCTGGGCCAGCCGGATGAGCAGGGGGGCCGTGAGGGGGCGCTTGTTGCCCTCAATGAGGTTGAGGTAGCTGGGGCTGATGCCCAGGGCCTCGGCCAGCTGGACCTGGCTGAGGCCCTCCTGGCGGCGGAGCAGGCGGATCTTGGCACCGAGGCGGGCGGCGGGCTTGGTGGGAGCGGCAGAGGGCATGGGACCTCGTTTACATAAATTTACAAAATCCAAAGAAACGATTGACTGAAATTTTCAGTTCAACCCCTATCAAATCAGCTGTTCATTGACTGGTCAAAGAATAAGTCAATCTTTGACACAACGCCACTCCCCAACTTTTCCGAGGTGATTCATGACCCCTAAGTTCCCTGTCCCCCCCATCGAGGACGACTTCTCCGCTCACCGCTGGGAGGGCATCACCCGGCCCTACACCGCCGAAACGGTGAAGAAGCTTCGCGGCAGCCTCCGCATCGAGCACACGCTCGCCCGGCTGGGTGCCCGCAAGCTCTGGAAGCTCCTCCAGAACGATGAGCCCACCCGGGCCCTGGGCGCCCTCAGCGGCGGCCAGGCCGTGCAGATGGCCCGGGCCGGGCTCAAGGCCATCTACTGCTCCGGCTGGCAGGTGGCGGCGGACGCCAATCTCTCGGGCCAGTCCTACCCGGACCAGAGCCTGTATCCGGCCAACTCGGTCCCGGCCCTGGTCAAGCGGCTGAACAACGCGCTCCAGCGCACCGACCAGGTCGAGCACGGCGAGGGCGGCATCAGCCGCGACTGGTTCCTGCCCATCGTGGCCGACGCCGAAGCGGGCTTCGGCGGCCCCCTCAACGCCTACGAGCTCATGAAGGGCATGATCGAAGCGGGCGCCGCGGGCGTCCACTTCGAGGACCAGCTCTCCAGCGAGAAGAAGTGCGGCCACCTGGGCGGCAAGGTGCTCATTCCCACGGGCCACTTCATCCGCACCCTGGTGGCGGCCCGCCTGGCGGCCGATGTCATGGATGTGCCCAGCCTCATCATCGCCCGCACGGATGCGGACTCCGCGCGCCTGATCACATCGGACATCGACGAGCGGGACCAGCCCTTCCTCACGGGGGAGCGCACGCCCGAGGGCTTCCACCGCATCACGGGCGGGCTGGCCATGGCCATCGCCCGGGCCAAGGCCTACGCGCCCTACGCGGACCTGATCTGGTGCGAAACCTCCACGCCGGACCTGAAGGAGGCCCGCGCGTTCGCCGAGGGCGTCCACGCCGAGTTCCCCGGCAAGCTGCTGGCCTACAACTGCTCGCCCTCCTTCAACTGGAAGAAGAAGCTGTCGGACGATGAGATCGCCGCCTTCCAGCGTGAACTCGGGGCCATGGGCTACAAGTTCCAGTTCATCACCCTGGCGGGCTTCCACAGCCTCAACCACGGCATGTTCGAGCTGGCCAACGCCTACCGCACCGAGCACATGACCGCTTACTCCCGGCTGCAGGAGGCCGAGTTCGCTTCAGAGGAGAAGGGCTACACCGCCACCAAGCACCAGCGCGAAGTGGGCACTGGCTACTTCGACGAGGTGGCCCAGGCCATCAGCGGCGGCCTGGCCTCCACCCTGGCATTGGCGGGTTCCACGGAGGCCCAGCAGTTCCACTAGGCGAGGAATCCGTTTGGCTGGAAGGGCCGTGGACGCGCTATTTCGAGGCGTCCGCGGCCTTCTTGTCGGCGACAGTCTTGTCGTTGATGACGGTCCCC
The window above is part of the Geothrix sp. genome. Proteins encoded here:
- the folE gene encoding GTP cyclohydrolase I FolE, with translation MSDPMPPSFDRAAAEAAVRALLRSFGQDSDAPELKDTPARVAEFWTERLAGYGINLATELKPLPGDLSPVPVILERVPFVSTCEHHLAPFEGHATIGYLPGEGGTVGLSKLVRVVQAYAWRLQVQERMAQQIADALRTHLRPAAWGVQLVAVHTCMGHRGVKTPGVPVRTTLMGGAWEQQPPVPFRL
- a CDS encoding acyltransferase, whose protein sequence is MPVKVPPRLGLLDPLRGILALCVAVYHLGVWFDISQSGGGANIAMARLGNYSVSAFFVLSGFVLFRTTPWPRLQKEGPTRFWLRRFLRLAPVFYVVCALNVAFHLGMGPEPSGRFIAENLSLTFGAIHPNHALVTGGWYVGLVALLYFAYPALAWLREKGGLAFLVALALGLWAWSLPSTLHGVMAQEPWNRFHTYVMAPNQLFLLAWGALLAGLHARTEQRLDPKMTLLLALPLVWVLIKPTPQFFDHLAVLTGWLRYRYLLVVTGLVALAAFTRDGEPGWFGKGLARLGAWSYGLYLLHPFTMKLVAPHGTGRLGFSLALALAILAAWAAHRWIEEPLGRLGRPKEKR
- a CDS encoding SRPBCC family protein, with protein sequence MSDAPSTVRFHRVLRATPDKIYRAFLDPDAMAKWLPPYGFTGKVHQMDARVGGGYRMSFTNFGTGSTHAFGGTYLELVPSQRLRYADRFDDPNLPGDMQVTVNLRPVSCGTEVDIVQEGIPAVIPPELCVLGWQESLAQLALLVEPVIPDGA
- the aceA gene encoding isocitrate lyase encodes the protein MTPKFPVPPIEDDFSAHRWEGITRPYTAETVKKLRGSLRIEHTLARLGARKLWKLLQNDEPTRALGALSGGQAVQMARAGLKAIYCSGWQVAADANLSGQSYPDQSLYPANSVPALVKRLNNALQRTDQVEHGEGGISRDWFLPIVADAEAGFGGPLNAYELMKGMIEAGAAGVHFEDQLSSEKKCGHLGGKVLIPTGHFIRTLVAARLAADVMDVPSLIIARTDADSARLITSDIDERDQPFLTGERTPEGFHRITGGLAMAIARAKAYAPYADLIWCETSTPDLKEARAFAEGVHAEFPGKLLAYNCSPSFNWKKKLSDDEIAAFQRELGAMGYKFQFITLAGFHSLNHGMFELANAYRTEHMTAYSRLQEAEFASEEKGYTATKHQREVGTGYFDEVAQAISGGLASTLALAGSTEAQQFH
- a CDS encoding cache domain-containing protein, whose amino-acid sequence is MHPSKLIVLLAAPALVSTLGAQTLKHEDAVAFLKEAVAYYQTHGRAAALREFTLPSGKFRRAGGELYITVYDQNGKCLAHGQEPGKVGVDALNSKDPDGKPFIRERIETAKAKGKGWQDIQYKDPRTGRPAPKAMYFELHDGLVFGTGIYKKG
- a CDS encoding short-chain fatty acyl-CoA regulator family protein, whose translation is MPSAAPTKPAARLGAKIRLLRRQEGLSQVQLAEALGISPSYLNLIEGNKRPLTAPLLIRLAQQFKLDLKALAPEEDQRLSDDLMEAFGDPLFEPLGLQAQDVRELVQNNPQLARGVFELYRAYQHAQDGLGTLAAKLSDGQGFDPEATRLPSEEVGDFIQQAMNHFPELELAAEALWINAGLEADAPYPGLAACFEARGIAVRIHRVSEGPGLLRHFDPDRRTLSLSELLPQRSRTFQLAHQLALLDHSDLLDRLTAHPLLRTGASRALARVALANYFASAVLMPYDRFLKAARTERYDIEILARRFQASFEQVCHRLTTLRRPGAEGVPFHFLRIDIAGNISKSFSASGIRFARFSGACPRWNAHAAFLTPGLIRTQISEFPDGRRYFCIARTLQKDTGGYRGQHAMQAVGLGCEMGHAKDLIYADGLRLDQPPVPVGVTCRLCERTDCEQRAFPPLQQAFKVEENLRRTSFYARIEGEGRTRN
- the purM gene encoding phosphoribosylformylglycinamidine cyclo-ligase; translated protein: MSEKVSYASSGVDINRQDEALKRIKPLVRATKTPGVRSDIGLFGGLFDARFPEAKPILVSSMDGVGTKMKVARRAGTWDTVGQDLVNHCINDILVQGARPLFFLDYIAAQQLEPEVIEQIVKGMATACKDSGSALIGGELAEMPGVYAEGEVDVAGTIVGVVDEADLLPRLDAMGEGDVLIGLPSSGLHTNGYSLARKVCFELEKLQVTDLLPGTDRTVADALLAIHRSYLAPVMPLVKAHKLVAMAHITGGGLTDNLPRVLPKTLDAEIDTASWEIPALFRFLMAKGGLGIDDARQALNLGVGMVLVAKADQAEEVLADLHAAEEPAWVLGRLVKGSGVVAYR